From the Anaeromyxobacter sp. genome, one window contains:
- a CDS encoding DUF2007 domain-containing protein — translation MRHHGGGLLDHEADYHLIAVFGRLEEAELARGLLEAEGIPVALLDAQVSALGLGAAVGGVKLLVPGWDVERASEILAAPVAGSIEELHPALTPPHGVAAVGTAPPGHAAAGRAAADAGPSPNSPRLALWTALLAALLAGLALLR, via the coding sequence ATCCGCCACCACGGGGGGGGGCTCCTGGACCACGAGGCGGACTACCACCTCATCGCGGTCTTCGGCCGGCTGGAGGAGGCCGAGCTGGCCCGTGGCCTGCTCGAGGCCGAGGGGATCCCGGTGGCCCTGCTCGACGCGCAGGTGAGCGCGCTCGGGCTCGGCGCCGCGGTGGGCGGCGTGAAGCTGCTGGTGCCGGGCTGGGACGTCGAGCGGGCCAGCGAGATCCTGGCCGCGCCCGTGGCCGGCTCCATCGAGGAGCTCCACCCCGCGCTGACGCCGCCGCACGGCGTGGCGGCGGTGGGCACGGCCCCGCCCGGCCACGCGGCGGCCGGGCGCGCCGCGGCCGACGCCGGCCCATCGCCCAACTCCCCCCGGCTGGCCCTGTGGACGGCGCTGCTGGCGGCCCTGCTGGCCGGCCTGGCCCTGCTCCGCTGA
- a CDS encoding cation:proton antiporter, whose product MIAHLLIALIVLLAVARLGGHLAERLGQPAVLGELLGGILVGALPLLGLHTLDFIKQDEVVEALAELGVILLLFEVGLSTRLAELVKVGLSAFLVACVGVIVPMALGYGVGVWLLPEASTLAHLFLGAALSATSVGITARVLRDLGRIGSPEGQIIIGAAVIDDVLGLLVLAVMAGMAGAGAVPDQGGAWVTAAVVSAKAVAFIVGALVLGRWSAPRLFKLVGRLRGKGVIFTMALITCFGLAWIAAAVGLAPIVGAFAAGLVLEGVPFEELLGEEEKVEDHLSPLSMFLVPIFFVRMGLEVDLSSLAGGSVLLALALTAAAIVGKQACGLAVVTPGADRLAIGLGMIPRGEVGLIFANMGLALVVAGRPLLGPGEFAAIVAMVMVTTVVTPPLLRWRMGRAGREGAPAPEPA is encoded by the coding sequence GTGATCGCCCACCTGCTCATCGCCCTCATCGTCCTCCTGGCCGTCGCCCGGCTGGGCGGGCACCTGGCCGAGCGCCTCGGCCAGCCGGCGGTGCTGGGTGAGCTGCTGGGCGGCATCCTGGTGGGCGCCCTGCCCCTCCTCGGCCTGCACACCCTCGACTTCATCAAGCAGGACGAGGTGGTGGAGGCGCTGGCGGAGCTGGGCGTCATCCTCCTGCTCTTCGAGGTGGGGCTCTCCACCCGGCTGGCCGAGCTGGTCAAGGTGGGGCTCTCGGCCTTCCTGGTGGCCTGCGTCGGGGTGATCGTGCCCATGGCGCTCGGCTACGGCGTCGGGGTCTGGCTCCTCCCGGAGGCGTCCACCCTGGCGCACCTCTTCCTGGGCGCGGCCCTCTCGGCCACCAGCGTGGGCATCACCGCCCGCGTGCTGCGCGACCTGGGCCGCATCGGCTCGCCGGAGGGGCAGATCATCATCGGCGCGGCCGTCATCGACGACGTGCTCGGCCTGCTGGTGCTGGCGGTGATGGCCGGCATGGCCGGGGCCGGCGCGGTGCCGGACCAGGGCGGCGCCTGGGTGACCGCGGCGGTGGTGAGCGCCAAGGCGGTGGCCTTCATCGTGGGGGCGCTGGTGCTGGGGCGCTGGTCCGCCCCCCGGCTCTTCAAGCTGGTGGGCCGGCTGCGCGGCAAGGGCGTGATCTTCACCATGGCCCTCATCACCTGCTTCGGCCTGGCCTGGATCGCCGCCGCGGTGGGGCTGGCCCCCATCGTGGGCGCCTTCGCCGCCGGCCTGGTGCTGGAGGGGGTGCCGTTCGAGGAGCTGCTCGGCGAGGAGGAGAAGGTGGAGGACCACCTGTCGCCGCTGTCGATGTTCCTGGTCCCGATCTTCTTCGTGCGGATGGGGCTGGAGGTGGACCTGTCCTCCCTGGCGGGCGGGTCGGTGCTGCTGGCGCTGGCGCTCACCGCCGCGGCCATCGTGGGCAAGCAGGCCTGCGGCCTGGCGGTGGTCACCCCGGGCGCCGACCGGCTCGCCATCGGGCTGGGGATGATCCCGCGCGGCGAGGTCGGGCTGATCTTCGCCAACATGGGGCTGGCCCTGGTGGTGGCCGGCCGGCCGCTGCTCGGGCCAGGCGAGTTCGCCGCCATCGTGGCCATGGTCATGGTCACCACCGTGGTCACCCCGCCGCTGCTCCGCTGGCGGATGGGCCGGGCGGGCCGGGAAGGGGCGCCGGCGCCGGAACCGGCGTAA